Proteins from a genomic interval of Salvelinus sp. IW2-2015 linkage group LG14, ASM291031v2, whole genome shotgun sequence:
- the LOC111972522 gene encoding transmembrane protein 200C-like: MIATGGLLRINRRQDSLRSKSRAENKRKRKAKKKQKNEVVVVKGKLNLCSISGVVAAIGILILLVGISMAILGYWPRESPLYPAPRHTQRIYDKKEESGLTGNWTNNAKVGFHMDGDLVSNNRSNGTGLEQPXMGFLAEFLDKYLYSDKLKVFGPLIMGIGIFLFICANAVLHENRDKKTKVINLRDIYSTVIDIHSLRTKENTPLNGFVNYVQSKGVEGNPSAAYTAALLAKGTWPSRGSPDEGSRGPSRCHSLTRSRVSSLERQTFTDTVYTISRHSGAGQQSSPIAIPKQWETKTIVASSVNAFTLPMTKPNHRANQHQRRXSAKAEAGRSRAALCDSGEEDDEARVGYVIPETTTQAKVETLRTAMFLPQDSVEVYKSSGSLQGAPQGSQVQLLPSSPTGHRVTGSHLSLSALTEYSRSIDLGITPSTPTDWKVERSRRLSCPRLEVLGGGGYIKLGNLGGESFESRESCEMTAFSQLTSXEALAKCQREGGGANEQEISSGEPQDRGSRRYSNKDKLFMISQSDSVLDDEEVESTDI; encoded by the coding sequence ATGATCGCCACCGGAGGCCTGCTGCGGATCAACAGGAGGCAGGACTCACTGCGCTCCAAGAGCCGCGCCGAGAACAAGCGYAAGAGGAAAGccaagaagaagcagaagaacgAGGTGGTGGTGGTCAAGGGCAAGCTGAATCTCTGCTCCATCTCGGGGGTGGTGGCGGCAATTGGGATTCTGATCCTACTGGTGGGCATTTCCATGGCCATACTGGGCTACTGGCCTAGGGAGAGCCCACTATACCCTGCGCCGCGCCATACCCAAAGGATTTACGACAAGAAGGAAGAGTCAGGGCTGACAGGCAACTGGACGAACAACGCCAAGGTCGGATTTCACATGGATGGGGATTTGGTCAGTAACAATCGTTCCAACGGCACAGGTTTAGAGCAGCCKYCYATGGGCTTCCTGGCCGAGTTYTTGGATAAGTACYTGTACTCAGACAAGCTGAAGGTGTTCGGGCCCCTCATCATGGGCATTGGCATCTTTCTGTTCATCTGCGCCAACGCGGTGCTGCACGAGAACCGCGACAAGAAGACCAAAGTCATCAACCTGAGGGACATCTACTCCACAGTCATCGACATCCACAGTTTGCGGACTAAGGAGAACACGCCGCTCAATGGCTTTGTGAACTATGTGCAGTCCAAAGGGGTGGAAGGGAACCCTAGTGCTGCGTATACGGCCGCCCTGCTGGCCAAAGGAACCTGGCCCTCAAGGGGCTCRCCGGATGAGGGCAGTCGGGGCCCCTCCAGATGCCACTCCCTGACCAGGTCAAGGGTCTCGTCACTCGAGAGGCAGACGTTCACCGACACAGTCTACACTATCTCCAGACACAGCGGGGCCGGCCAGCAGAGCAGCCCTATTGCCATCCCCAAACAGTGGGAGACCAAGACAATAGTGGCCTCCTCGGTCAACGCCTTCACTCTCCCCATGACCAAACCCAACCACCGGGCCAACCAGCACCAGCGCAGGYCCTCGGCCAAAGCAGAGGCGGGGAGGAGCAGGGCTGCGCTGTGCGACTCTGGGGAGGAAGACGACGAGGCTCGGGTGGGGTACGTAATTCCAGAAACCACCACTCAGGCCAAGGTAGAGACTTTGCGGACGGCCATGTTCTTGCCTCAAGACTCGGTAGAAGTATACAAGAGCAGTGGTAGCCTCCAGGGGGCGCCGCAGGGCTCCCAGGTGCAGCTACTCCCATCTTCCCCCACCGGACACAGAGTGACAGGCTCCCACCTGTCCCTCAGCGCACTGACGGAATACTCCAGGTCCATCGACCTGGGCATCACTCCATCCACCCCCACCGATTGGAAGGTGGAACGGTCTCGGCGACTCAGCTGCCCTCGTCTAGAGGTACTGGGAGGCGGTGGGTACATCAAACTGGGCAACCTGGGGGGGGAGTCATTTGAGTCAAGGGAGTCATGTGAGATGACTGCCTTCAGCCAATTGACCTCAGAKGAGGCTCTGGCTAAGTgtcagagggaaggaggaggagccaATGAACAGGAGATCAGTTCCGGGGAACCACAGGACAGGGGCTCAAGGCGATACTCCAACAAAGATAAACTTTTTATGATCTCTCAGTCAGACTCCGTTTTGGATGATGAGGAGGTGGAGAGCACAGACATATGA